The genomic DNA gttttataaaattggacataatttttatttcacaccAGCATTCTTCAATGGGACTGAAACTTAGTCTCAATCCATTAAGTAAGCCCCTATTcccaatatttttctaaaattaacaaCTAAACTCTAGCATGAGGGATATATGAGGAGAAATGGTGTTATGTGCTTCCATTGTTACTATTGAagtatcatataaatatatacacatataaagtaCTTACCACAATGCTTGGGATGTAATGAAAGTTAGCTATTTTACCTATCTTGACTTCAGGGGCTTAAATGTCACCAGCTACCTCTTAGTGGTATACTGAAAAGAGTTTGCAGAGTACTCTTTCTGTGAAGGGAAATTCAAGCAGTGTTATCTCAACATGACCTTTGGATGCATAGGTAAAGCAGAAAGAGGGACAGTTAGTTACTCTTTATGTGCTTAGATTGTCCATAGACCTTATATTGATTTCATATGGCTAccttattattaataaatacatatggtAGGTGCATATAATGGTTAAAACTTTTAAGTACTTTCACtatatattttgagacacaaTACATGCTGGGGAAAATCTCAGTCTATGGAGTCAGACAACTTTGTATCTGAATAGTCCCACTAGCAGTAGTTATGTAATTCTGGGCACACACTTCTGTGTGCCTCTCTTTGTCAACGTTTTCTGGGAAACAGTCATCATATGAGGATTTAGCATACAAGGACCTTGTTAGGGAAGATACCTGTGAGAGGCAACAGGGAGCAAGCTAGAGGAGTCTGAGAGAGTCATCAGGTCAGCATGCATTCTGACTCCAAGTGAAGAAGAAGGAATGAAGCTATGATGGAAACACCCTAGATCACTGTGTAGTCTAAAAGAGTTCAGGAAGGCCTTCAGAAAGCCCTTAAACTAACATCTTCAGTGAGAGGAGCCCTTCAACTCCCAGAGATGTGCCTGCTCTAGTACCCCTGCCATGCTAAGCACTGGATGGGAGCGGCCCCTAGGAAGCATGATTTGCGAGGAAATAGGGCAATGATTTCAGAGCACAGTGCTTGGGGTCCTTAGTCAACTATACTCCCTCTCTACAAGGCACATCTCATGGCCACCATATTTACCTTACAAGTTTATTATGAAATTAGTAATAATGTAGGAAAATCACCTAGGTCAATGTGCTTGACATACGATGCATGCTCAATAAAGAATAGCTATTGTCATATCTCATTTGTGAACACTTTATCTTAATCATTCTGTGGTACTCATAAAATACATACTCTTATCTTCTTCCTATCAGGTGTttttattagtttgctagggctgccataacaaactatCACACACTGGTAgcttaaacagaaatttattttctcaccattctgaaggatggaagtccaaaatcaaggtgtcatcagAGTTGCTTTCTTCTCCTTGGCTCGTTGatggccacctcctccctgtgtcttcGTATGCCCTTTCCCTTCTATGTGTCtatgtcctaatctcttcttcttCTAAGTAATCAGTTATGTTGGACTAGGACCACACATATGACCTAATTTTATCTCAATTACCAGTTTAAATGCTCGATCTCCatatacagtcacattctgaggtataaGGGGGTAAAgccttcaacaaatgaattttagcAGGATACAATTTAACCATAACAGTGTTATTTGCCATACTTCACAAATAAGAAGGCTGAGAATCACAGGTGTCAAATAATACGTCTCAGTCACCTTTTAATGAAAGGGAGGATCCGGATCTCTATACTCTTAAGCAAGACCAATTTTCTCTTATTAAAAGTGCATTATGAACCTGGTCTTTGTGTGTACTTGGCCCTTGCAAGTAAAGCGAAAAGAGAGAAGTTGACTCAGGCTAGTTAGTGGAAGTGGACCCAACAGCCACATAATAAGGGAAGCCCTTAAATAGAgctttacacatttttaattagTGTTTCACAATCGAGGGTGATTTTTGCCCACTCAGGAAATATTTAACATCTTCTAGATACATTTTCGGTTGTCACAACTGAGCCTGTGCTGCTAGCATCTGGTGAATAGAGGTCATAGATGTCtctaaatatcctacaatgcatAGGACAGTCCCCACAATTAGTTATCTAGGACAAAATATCAATACTGGTAAATTTAAGAAACCCTACATCAGAGTACGACAACTTGCTCATTGAATGTGGCTATCCCCAGAAAGTGGTCACCTTCTTTTAGCCATCTACTGGCTAGAGTTTGGGACTGAAGGGGTGGGAAATTATATagacttattttgaaaatttggaaTTCTGTCCTGACCATTCCTGGACATGAGCACATTTCTTTCCCCAGTTATTAGTATACCTATAGGGAGCAACCTGGCAAAAATGGGACCTAAGAGATTCAAACCTAATTTCAGTTACCTTTCATAAAAATGTCCTTGTCCCTCTTGCACCTGATCCTTCTAGATGAAAGGTTTGGGTGAGTGTAAGatatgactgaaaaaaaaaaatcaaagttataGTTACCAGAATGGTAGATTCGGGTATTGTGGAGATAGAGAAAGAGCAACAACCTAGCACCTAAGGTTGTACAGAAAAAGGAAGGGCATTAATGATCTTTGTCTTTCAGGACTGCCTCAGGAGCCTTCCTCCCCAAGGAAAACATTCTGGTGCAGCTTTCCCAAACAGTTGCAAGGACCTTCAATTTAACTGACTGCTGGGCTGGCCACTTGCAGCCAGATAAGTCTAACCACCTTTCCCCTTTAGCTTATAGAGAGGTCTGTCAGAAACAACAGGAGATGATCCCAGCtcctgcacacatacacatgtacacatgcgtGCCTCTTGATGTCAACCTCACCTTCGTTCTCAATCCTTCCTTGGAACAGACTAATGTCATGCCCCCAAGCTGAGCATGGACAAAGAAGCATATTGGGTTGACTGCACTTTAGCAAATCTCCCAAACAAGGACTAGGCTGAGTTATTTTAACTGAACTGAGAACCTTAAGGTTTGCTTGCTAGCATTCTCACCTTACTTTCCTAATTGATGTAGGTAACACTCAAGATGGGGCGACCCTACCAATTGTAAACACTTCCAAGGGCACCATTTATACTCTCAGACTGTACTTCTTGGGTGAGAGCCAGGCATTAATATGGCTCTTTCCTAAAAACACTGTGATTTGTTCTTTAAGGGTGATAAACTTTCAGCATTTTAGACATTCCAACACCTTAAAGGGCTTAACTCTGAGGAAACAACATCCATATCAGGTTCCTCAGCTTTGTTATTTCGTTTGCTTTAGGGAAAGGACATTTGGTCTGTTATGTAGGGATACATTCTAGTTGCCTGCTCTGCTTACTGGGGTGAAGCATGGAAGGAATAAGGCTTAGTGGCTCTTGTCACTTTTACAAATCTCCAGTTCCCTCCCCACTTCTGCTCCTACTCTTCTAATTTCAATTTCACTCTTCACTCCTGTCATCTAGCACCCATTCCTTGCTTAACATGCTAGACATCACTCTACCCAAGTGTCTTCATTGCTATAtgagagtttatttttctttctactttgtttttattttagttgtgtCTCAGCAGGACACAATATACACACATAGAATTATCCTCCAACCAGGGctgaattctttaatttttaatttgttatgtTGCTGTCAATTTGATCCAGAATATAAGATTATTAATTTATGAGCATAACTTGTGATATAAATGGTTATAGCTGGCTTTATCGCTCATCTTCTTAGAAATAATTACACTACTGCTCCTGCtggtaatgatttttaaaagctatttcttGAGTGCTAAACAGGTTCCAGAAAATTTACATGtagcttctaatttttaaaacgaGATGGAGAAACTGTGGCTCGAggagaaaataagtaaattgcCTAAGGTCACGGAACTGGTAACCATCAGGGCCTGCATTATCATCAAGGGCTGTATGAATATGAGGcttttgctttatcttttatatcactCTCTCCCTTTTTGTTGTTTAGAAAGTCACTAAGCCAAAATTGCCAGAAGTCATGTGTTCAAAGCATGTGTTCAAACCTTGAAGAGTCCAGGGCACCTCTTCAAAAATGCTCACCTGGATTTTATGGTAAAtacagggccatttcaaaatgtttcttctttttgtatcATCAATAACCTACTTAAAGTTCCTTTGGAAGTTACTTCTAGAAAACTTAAGATGAAATAAACTTAAGAATCTTGACATGTTATCTTCTCACTCACCATGGCTAGAGAGACTGAacattttggttaattttttactCACTGAGTAGGCAGTAAGGATTGCTCTTCTGTTTTGTTGCCCTCTTAAATATTCCCTTAATAGCAGGTTATGCCATCTAATGGCCAATTTGCTTTTTCACCATTTTGCTTGCAACGCTGGTTTCCCTAACATTAGGTAGCTAAGACTAGAAAAGGGCTCATAGAGGTTACACAGCTCAATAGAATGTctgtccttttctcatttttttcttcttctttctttaaaaacattttatttttatatcccaTTTATATTGATGTCCTCCTTCATCTTCCCTTATAAACTCACTGGGAAAAAGACagcaaaaaatgcaaatattcttttatttccctacagtgttaatttttaaaatggcagatTAAAACTAGCTGATAggagaagaataaagagaaataacatcaaaatagacatttttctgaggtgggaggatcacttaaggccaggaatttttttttttttttttttttttttgagacggagtttcactcttgttacccaggctggagtgcaatggcgcgatctcagctcaccgcaacctccgcctcccgggttcaggcaattctcctgcctcagcctcctgagtagctgggattacaggcacgtgccaccatgcccagctaattttttgtatctttagtagagacggggtttcaccttgttgaccaggatggtctcgatctcttgacctcatgatccacccgcctcagcctcccaaagtgctgggattacaggcttgagccactgcgcccggcaaggccaggaatttgaggaccagctgggcaacatattgagaccccatCTATAGAAAAAATTCAAACTACCTAGGTACATTCTAGGAAGTAGAAAGCACTCTGTTCTACTCACTCCGAAGATCGTAGCGAAAATTTTGCAAATACTACTGGACCGATGCTTGCCATCTCTTACCTAAAATAGTtatattaggctgggcatggtggttcatgcctgtaatccaagtactttgggatgctgaggtggggggaatcacttgaggtcaggagttcgaaaccagcctggccaacatggcaaaacccagtatccacaaaaaatacaaaaatcagctgggcatagtggtgtatgcctgtagtcccagctatgtgggaagctgaggcaggaggattgcttgaacccagagggcagaggttcactgcactccagcgtcgatgacagaatgagactccatctaaaaaaaaagttacactaaCAACTGTATAGACACCAGAAGAATGCCATTGACCACAGAGGCAAAGTTTGGACTAATACAGCTACAAGCCAATGAACTCCAAGATGCCAACCCACAGAAGCTAGGAAACGACAAGGAAGGATGCTATCCAGTGTCTCAGAGGGGTTATGGctttgctgacaccttgattttggacttccagtttccagaactgtgagagaatatatttctattggtttaataaaaacaaataactccacATTGTAAATTCAGCTgcttttttaattaatgaaagtTGATTCTGAAAGCTACATCCTTCCAATTACTTATAAGCTGAAATTTTGTTACATCTTTACAGAAATGTctgaacagacttttttttttacagttaactttgcttttcatataaacaaaattttgtgTTAAAAAGGTAACTGAAGGAAAGAACACCATGGCTAGAACCATTATACAAGTAATGTTGTAGGCTTTTCAACTGAACTGTTACTACTGTTTCTAATATACCTCTAGAACAAAATtacattactattattttatcaaCCTGGTTCTTCCCCACTCCAAACTAAGACTTTCCTCCCCAGAGATGGTTTCCAAATCATGCCCCAAATTAAGACTTTCTTGCTTAAGTTCACCCTGGTGCTCAttactatttttctaaaaattatgagaaattttgtttttacagaattAAACCTTCTTAACTCATCATATTTGTAATTTATCATTATAAGTTCACATGTAAAAGTTGGTGGAATCAGTCTTTTTAGCTCATTGATGTTTATAGAACTATGTTCAGGGTCCCCTATACAGATTTTAGGAGCTAAGATGAGGTTTCTTCTGGGGGGATGTttcatcttcttcatcttcttctttttctttttcatcaactGGATGATCCACTGAACAAACCACACTGTTATCATCTGGGCTACTTGTTCCAATAGCAGCACAAGCAGAATAAGATGAAGAGAATCTGAAGTCACCAGAAGATGTTCTTTTAGTCTCCATAAATTCATCATCATCTTCCAGTGGTGGCATATCTGCTTCTTCTGCACCTTCTGtaaaacatatttcttctttcaCCTCCATTTCTTCTTTGGTGCCTCTGCAAACTACTATATTTTGCAGTACAGAATGTAAATTCTTTCGTATTTCAGTTTGTATGTATCTCTCTTGTTCATAGTTAATCTTCAATCCTTCGAATGTTTGAACATATCTAATTGATTCAAGTGTGTTATAAAACTTTTCAACTATATGTGAAACAAGAGACTTGATATTTTCGACTCTTATGTATTCAAATAGCTCAAGAATAGCTGAATTCAACATATTGTACCGAGTGCCATTATCTAGAAGAGCATTTACAACTGGCCCAAAAAGATTTCCCTTGATGATGTAACAAATATAAACTTCATCTTTAAGGCCAATCATCCTTCTCATAAAGCGAAGAGCACACAAAATCAGGTGAGTATGCTTTGATTTCATCAAGATCAAGGCTTTTCTTAGCAAGTCTTTGGTCAAGATGTAGTTTCTCATGTAGTATTTGTGATGTTCTACACAAAATGTAAGTAGTTCTAATATCAAAGCAAGCAGCTGTGCTGTTTGATTATTATTAGGGCAATTTTTGATTTTCTCATATCCAAATATATCATCCTCCTCACAGTTGTGTGTTGAGGTGGCAGCTAAAAGTGGTGCTACAAATCTATTCATGCAACGTTTGTAGAAGAGATGTAGAAATTCACTTCTTTCAGTTTTCTCAGGTGTTGACAGCATGTTGCTTGGATCAAGTAGAGTACAGAGAATTGTCATCAAATGAACAGCACCTCCTAACTCAGGATCAGTATCACAGATCATTTGTTTAATTATTACATTAATGAAAAGGTCACTATCACTGCACAGGTGGGCTTCTGAAATTATAAATTCTCGGATCTTGGATGGACTGTACTCCACTAGATAAGCACATATATCTGCAGCAGCTGACCTTACTTGCAAATCATCCCTGATCATTATGATTTTAAGAACAGGAAGAATTCCCAACTGTGTCAGCGTTTCTAATAGTTCATCCTTGATTTCAGGCTGTAATGCCTGAGAAAATGAACACAATTCcttgaaaaaaaatagcaattcaCACCGTCTATTTTCATGTATAGTCTCATCCCTTAACTGTGCAAAAGCTTCAAACAAAAATTGGTGATCTTTCTGCAGCGTGCTGACTATCTGAGCCTTattggagaaaataaatgtttcaagtGTAGAAAGAAGACTCTCTTCAAACATATTTGGCACAGGCAAAAGAATATCATAAATGTACTGTACTATGTATGTCTGATGTATTTTTTGCTTAAGTTCAGAGTTAGTCATTGGTATTACTTCCTTGAACTTTGCATTGTGGGTCAAGTAGTCCCTATGCCTTTTTGGCTGATCCAAATCAGGATCATACTCAAGGCATCCCACCACATCCATGATATACTCATCAGAAAACATTATGTCTAACAGACATGCTTTGTTGAGGAGTAAGATTCCCTTAATAATTTCATACAAACAGTATAAACCTTCAGTATTCTCTAGGTTTTCACAAGTGTGAAACAGTTGCAGTAGTTTTGGTATATAAGCCTCATTTTTCAACATCAGAGCCAGCCTTTCTCTACGGATAGGTGACGAGTGAACTGAGGTAACTATGTTAGCAATTTGATCAAGTGTATCGAGTTCACAGTCAGGCAGCGTAATCACGTAACTAACTTCTGACATTTCATCAAATTCTTCTTCTGATTCATCTGAAATGTCCTGTGTGATTAGGACACACGGATCTTTACCTTGAACTTGGCAAATTTCTTCCCAAATATCCTGGCAGCCGGCTGGGTCCTGGAAATTCAGCACCATACCACGTTTCTCAGCTTCATACCAAACAATTAGTGTCTCTTGATGTTTCCGATAGGGTCTGTCTGGCAGTATCTGTGACCGCAGGACGACGGACCCATCTGAATCCGACCGAACAAGCAGCGACATGCCCTGGAACTGCTCGTCGTAAGTGGATGAGATGTGACCGGTGCCTAGAGCGATCCATTGCTGGTTTTCGTTCAGGAGATGGACGTTTACTTTGTACCGCAAGTCTGCCATGGCGTCCTCTGGCCTCGCCAAGTCACGTCCGGTCTCGGCTAGGCTACTTCCAGTACAACACGGAAGCTGCTGCAACGACGGTGGCCGAGAGGGCACCCGTAATAGAAGATGGCAAATCAGTAATGCTTACAGGGGCGGGGCCAAGGCTCCAGAGAGGCCGGAAGGCAGTGGGGTTTCCTTTGGTTCGGTCTGGAGGCCCTGTTACCTCTCACTTTCCCTCACCTTGAGCACACTGAATCTTCTTCTCGTCATtgccccccaactccccatcccctactGCCTCTTAAAAAGTGAGTGTCAGGTGGGGTGTCGtgcactcacacctgtaatcccagcactttgtgaggcttgaggcgagtggatcacatgaggtcaggagttcgagaccagcctggccaacatggtgaaaccctgtctctactaaaaatacaaaaattagctgggcatggtagtgggcgcctgtaatcccagctactcgggaggcttaggcaggagaatggcttgaatccaggaggcagaggatgcaatgagccaagatccagcctggggcaacaagagcaaaactgtctcaaaacaacaacaacaaaaagcgaGTTTCTTGGACTGTTTTCCATTGTCTAGAAAAGCGTCATTCTGGCAGAAAGCTTGTGATTTCCCTAGAATTCTGCCCCAAAAGAATGTGCTTATTTAACAAGTGCTATACTTAGCTTACAAATGGAAGCTTAGGAAGCAGAATATGATTTTTCTACAAAGGGTTATGTTCTCTGAAACATTTTCACTCATCAGGTATTTGGGAATGGAGACTTAGGAACTTTGATAAAAGAAACTTTAATCACTTGTATCCTGACAAAGTTCACATTTCACATTCTATGTCAAGAAAAAACTGGTCCAAAAAATAAGCAGGAGCACATGACctatagaccattagcaagaatCAGAGAAATGGGATTCAGTCTTCCCAATAAGACTTGGCATAAATCTATATCATTCACTTAGATATCCTTTGGGAACATTGTTTTAAGAAGGAGTTGGTTAACTCCTTTGGTCTGTTTAGCTCAGCCTAAAACTCTTACCTTCTAGCACAATGGGGAAAACATTTCCCCAAATTTTCCCACTCCATAAGGACACTCCTCATTCGTAGGTAAGGACTGGGCCAAAGGAAACTGTGAGTTGAAATTAGCCAAGAGTGAGTACTGACCATcacagataaattattttatttcttttcttaataatgataataataaccaCAACAACTAATAATAATCGATTACTTATTATTATGAAGAAAGGTAGTAACATAAATGATCAAATCTAATAATACCTTTATGCTTATTATGTTCAAGACACTGACAAGAACGTTAGAGCGACTTTCTTACTTAGTTTACATAATGACCCAGTGATATAGGAGTATTAGCAATCTTTTTAGGATGAGGAAATAAATTGGAGATGTTAAATAAACTGCCAAAGGTCATACACTAATAAGTTGAGGAACTCTGTGTTCAACATGTCTTTCTGCTTCCAAAACTGGTTTTCTCAGCCATTGAACTATGCTATCCCCTTCTTTTCTTGGCCTTCATTACACTTTATTTCACATTTCTTCCATCTATATAATTTGTAATCAACATAAAATTATCAAGTCAAGATGAAAGTCACGCACTTCCTCCTTTAGATTCACATCTGTGTATAGCCAACTGAAAAATAGAAGCTTGTATATGGCA from Saimiri boliviensis isolate mSaiBol1 chromosome X, mSaiBol1.pri, whole genome shotgun sequence includes the following:
- the PPP4R3C gene encoding protein PPP4R3C encodes the protein MADLRYKVNVHLLNENQQWIALGTGHISSTYDEQFQGMSLLVRSDSDGSVVLRSQILPDRPYRKHQETLIVWYEAEKRGMVLNFQDPAGCQDIWEEICQVQGKDPCVLITQDISDESEEEFDEMSEVSYVITLPDCELDTLDQIANIVTSVHSSPIRRERLALMLKNEAYIPKLLQLFHTCENLENTEGLYCLYEIIKGILLLNKACLLDIMFSDEYIMDVVGCLEYDPDLDQPKRHRDYLTHNAKFKEVIPMTNSELKQKIHQTYIVQYIYDILLPVPNMFEESLLSTLETFIFSNKAQIVSTLQKDHQFLFEAFAQLRDETIHENRRCELLFFFKELCSFSQALQPEIKDELLETLTQLGILPVLKIIMIRDDLQVRSAAADICAYLVEYSPSKIREFIISEAHLCSDSDLFINVIIKQMICDTDPELGGAVHLMTILCTLLDPSNMLSTPEKTERSEFLHLFYKRCMNRFVAPLLAATSTHNCEEDDIFGYEKIKNCPNNNQTAQLLALILELLTFCVEHHKYYMRNYILTKDLLRKALILMKSKHTHLILCALRFMRRMIGLKDEVYICYIIKGNLFGPVVNALLDNGTRYNMLNSAILELFEYIRVENIKSLVSHIVEKFYNTLESIRYVQTFEGLKINYEQERYIQTEIRKNLHSVLQNIVVCRGTKEEMEVKEEICFTEGAEEADMPPLEDDDEFMETKRTSSGDFRFSSSYSACAAIGTSSPDDNSVVCSVDHPVDEKEKEEDEEDETSPQKKPHLSS